The segment TATGCTGATCCAGAGGAGTGCCGTAAAATGGTTGAGCTCACAGATATCGATTGCTTAGCACCAGCGCTTGGTTCTGTACATGGTCCTTACAAAGGTGAGCCAAACCTAGGCTTTAAGGAAATGGAGGAAATTTCTAAGTTAGCAGACCTTCCGCTTGTTTTACATGGTGGTACAGGTATTCCAACAAAGGATATCCAACGCTCCATTTCATTAGGTACAGCTAAAATTAACGTCAATACTGAAAATCAAATTGAAGCAACAAAAGTAATTCGTGAAATTCTTGACAATGATAAAGTTGTTTATGACCCTCGTAAATTCCTTGGGCCAGCACGTGAAGCGATTAAAGCAACAGTTATTGGTAAAATCCGCGAATTTGGTAGTGCACAAAAAGCATAATTTTTGCATTTCATATATGGAAAAAGTATAGATAAATACACATAATAAGAGAAGTGTTGATGCTATCAATCGACCTTCTCTTGTTTTTGAAATCATGAATTTTGGCAAAGACTAAATATAATTAAGGAATGATCAGGAGGAAATAGTATGAAATTTTTCATTGATACAGCAAACTTTGAAGAGATTAAAGAGGCACATGCATGGGGTATTTTATCAGGAGTGACAACAAACCCATCATTAGTTGCTAAAGAAGAGAATGTTTCTTTCCATGATCGTCTTCGTGAAATCGCGGAGCTTGTTGACGGCTCTGTAAGTGGAGAAGTGATTGCACTTGATGCAGAAGGTATGATTAAAGAAGGCTTGGAATTAGCTGCAATTGCGCCAAATATTACAGTAAAGCTACCAATGACACCAGCAGGATTAGAGGCTTGTCGCTTCTTTGCCAACAAAGGCATTAAAACAAACGTAACATTAATCTTTAGTGCCAACCAAGCATTAATGGCTGCGCGTGCAGGTGCTACATATGTGTCACCATTTATCGGCCGTTTAGATGATATTGGTCAAAATGGTGTTGAGCTCATCGAAACAATTGCAGATATTTTTACAATCCATAATATCGATACGCAAATTATTGCTGCCTCTGTTCGCCATCCACAGCATGTTACAGCAGCAGCTTTAGCGGGCGCACATATTTCAACGACTCCATTTAAAGTATTAAAGCAACTTTTCACCCATCCATTAACGGAAAAAGGAATTGAAGGATTTTTAGCGGATTGGAATAAGAGAAAAAGCGAATAATAAGATTATAAAGTGAGCCAATCGCAAAAAACTACTTTCCAATCATGAGGGAGAACGCAAAATGGATGTTTATAAAATTACTGGCGAGAATCGTCTACAAGGTACAATTAAAGTTAGTGGTGCAAAAAATAGTGCAGTCGCCTTAATTCCTGCATCAATTTTGGCGAACTCTCCAGTGACTATTGGAGGGATACCTGAAATTTCAGATGCTTGGACGTTAAAGGCTTTATTAGAGGAAATTGGTGGGGAAGTGACGTTTGAAGATGGCAAGATGACCATTGATCCAACAGAGATGATTGCATTGCCATTACCAAACGGCAACGTGAAAAAGCTGCGTGCCTCTTATTATTTAATGGGCGCTATGCTTGGACGCTTTAAAAAAGCTGTAATTGGCTTGCCCGGAGGCTGCTTTTTAGGACCTCGACCAATTGACCAACATATTAAAGGCTTTGAGGCATTGGGTGCGAAAATTACCAATGAGCATGGAGCCATTTATTTACGCGCGGATGAATTGATTGGGGCAAAAATTTATTTAGATGTTGCAAGTGTTGGAGCAACGATTAATATTATGCTAGCTGCTGTTCTTGCGAAAGGACGTACTGTTATTGAAAATGCGGCTAAGGAACCTGAAATTATTGATGTTGCAACTTTACTAACAAATATGGGAGCTAATATTAAAGGTGCAGGTA is part of the Lysinibacillus sp. FSL K6-0232 genome and harbors:
- the fsa gene encoding fructose-6-phosphate aldolase; the protein is MKFFIDTANFEEIKEAHAWGILSGVTTNPSLVAKEENVSFHDRLREIAELVDGSVSGEVIALDAEGMIKEGLELAAIAPNITVKLPMTPAGLEACRFFANKGIKTNVTLIFSANQALMAARAGATYVSPFIGRLDDIGQNGVELIETIADIFTIHNIDTQIIAASVRHPQHVTAAALAGAHISTTPFKVLKQLFTHPLTEKGIEGFLADWNKRKSE